In Streptomyces asoensis, a single genomic region encodes these proteins:
- a CDS encoding VOC family protein, with amino-acid sequence MLKNIMYVTLYVTDQDRALRFYTEQLGLEKRVDHPGPEGRFLTVGVPGSPLEIVLWPHAAAAGQPGSTTAPGPVFLESDDLRADFEVLRDRGVPFDRPEPEDYGFGIRAEAVDPDGNRISLRQRAARQSSDG; translated from the coding sequence TATGTCACCGACCAGGACCGCGCGCTGAGGTTCTACACGGAGCAGCTGGGTCTGGAGAAGCGCGTCGACCATCCGGGTCCCGAGGGACGCTTCCTCACGGTGGGCGTTCCCGGCAGCCCGCTGGAGATCGTCCTGTGGCCGCACGCCGCCGCCGCGGGGCAGCCGGGCAGCACGACCGCCCCGGGGCCGGTCTTCCTCGAATCGGACGACCTGCGCGCGGACTTCGAGGTCCTCCGCGACCGCGGGGTGCCCTTCGACCGGCCCGAGCCGGAGGACTACGGCTTCGGGATCCGCGCCGAGGCCGTGGACCCCGACGGCAACCGGATCTCGCTGCGTCAGCGGGCGGCACGGCAGAGCAGCGACGGCTGA